The Duganella sp. BuS-21 sequence AGCCGGCGCCAGGCTATGGCGTACTGAATGCACGGGTCACGGCCAACCAGCACTGGCAGGGCTGGCGCTTCAAGCAGTTCGCGCGTTTGAACAATCTGTTGGACAAGCAGTATGTCGGTTCGCTGATCGTCGGCGACACCAACAAACGCTATTACGAAGCCGCCCCTGCCCGCAACTGGTTACTGGGCGTGAGCGCCCAGCACCAATTCTAGAAGCGATAACGCAGTCCGGCCGCCACTGTGCGTGGTGCGCCGGGTGCGACAAAGCGCGCCTGTTCCGCTTCCGCGCCCTGCTGCTGCAATGCGCCGTTCGGGAACATATCGACTCCGACCGCACCGAAGCTTTCGTAACGGCGATTCGCCAGGTTGGTCACGCGCGCATACCATTCCCACTTCGGCGCCGGCTGATAGCTGGCATGCAGGCCAAGCAACGCATGGCCGCGTATGCGCCAGTCGCTGCCTGCCGGTGCGGCCTGGCCGTCTTCATTGCCCTGCGTGGTCATGTCCGACAACGCCACCACATCGACACCGACGGTCAACGCCGCTGTGGCGCTCCAATCCAATCCCAGCTTGAGCGTATTGCGCGGCAGCCCCGCCAGGCGCGTGCCGGGAACCACATGCACATTGCGCACGCCGGTGAACAAATCGCCTTCGGTGTCGTAAGTCGCCGCCAGATAGCTGTAGCTCAGGCGCGCCGACCAGGCGCCGATACGGCGGCTGGCACTCAGGTCCACGCCTTGATGGCGTGTGCGGTCGAAGTTGGCGAAGTAGCCCTGCTGCGCCAGTGCAGCGCTGCGGAACAGGATGTCGTCACGGTTGATGGCGCGGTAGACCGACACCGCCACCGTATCGCCACGCCCTCCCTGCCAACGCGCGCCGGCTTCGACGGTGCGTGATACAACCTGCTTCAGGTAGGGATCCGACTGCAGCCCCACCGGCAAACGGCAAGGCTGTTCCGGATCGGCGCAACCGAGTTCAATCACGGTCGGCACGCGGTTGCTCTGCGATAGATAGGCAAACACGCTCCAGCCATTGCCGATGCCGCGCGCGATGCCGATGGCGGGATTGAGCTTGCGGTAGTTGAAGGTCTCGCGCGCTTGCGCTTCGTCGTCGCGGCGCAGCTGGTTACTGACGCGCGCATGGTTGTAGCGTGCCGATACGGTGAGCCATGTCTCCGGCGCCACGGTCCAGGTGTCGGCGATATAGATGCCACCTGCGCGCGAGCTGCCATCGACCGACGATCCGGCCTCGCGCTCTTCGTCTTCATCCATGACGACCGAGCGGTCGGGGGCGAAGCCTGCCTCCTGTTCGAACTGTGCGAAGCTCACGCTACTGCGGTCAAAGGTCACCCCGGCCGCCAGTTGGTGCGCGTCGGCGTTGCGGCTGAAGTGCGCGCTGAAGCCCTGGCTGTTCTGCCGCGTTTCGGTGGTGTTGTAAGAGGCTGGATGCGAACTTTCACCTTCAATGTAGTCGTCGTTGATGTCGCCGTTGACGCTACTGCGCTTGCTGTTGCGCGCATACAGTGCGGCAGTCAATTCGGTGTGCTCGTCAAAGTGATGCACGAGGCTGAATACGATCTGGCGCAGGCGATTGCGCGTCTCGTCGGGAGAAGTATAGGCGGCACGGCGGTCCTCTTCATACAAGCCGTCCGGCAGAAGGCCGTTGCCGATCAGGCGGCTGCGCGCCGCCAGCAGCGCCACGCTCCATTCGTTGTCGCCGGCACTGCCGGCCAGTTTTGCGTAAAGGTTGCCGAGGTGGCCGTTGGACTGATCGCGCCAGCCCTTATCGTTAAAGGCGGTTCCGGCGATGAAGGCGTGCCAGTGTTCGCCGCTGTCATAGCCGTATGCCAGGTCGGCGCGGCGTTGGCCGTTGCCGGTGGCAGATACGTTGGCATCCAGGCCGGGATGGCTCTTGCCGGATTTGCTGGTCAACACCAGGGCGCCGCCCAATGTATTCAAGCCGTACAAGGGATTCGATCCCGGCGCCAGCATCACGCTGTTGATCGCCGCTTCCGGCAGCATGTCCCAATTCACCACGTCGCCAAACGGCTCGTTGACGCGCACGCCGTCCAGATACACCGAGAGGCCCTGCGAAGAGCCGAGCACCGGCGAGGCACGGAAGCCGCGATAGCTGATGTCGTTCTGAAACGGGCTACCTGAAATCTCGTTGATGTTCACACCGGTGAGTTGGCGTGACATGAACTCGCCGAGACTCTGGCCTGCGGAGGCATCCATCAGGCGCGCACCGGCCGTCTGCACTTGGTAAGGCAGCTGGTTGCGGTCGACACCCAGTCCCGGCAAAGGTGCAACGCCGATGATCTCCACCGACAGCATGGTGGTGGCCGGATAAATCAGCGGCGCCTCTTCAGCCAGGGCCGCGCCGGCCCACGCCAGCAGCACGCCGGCGGCGATCGCGCGGTGCTTCATGGCGTTTGCTCATGCACGCCGTACTTGGCGAAGATGTTTTTCAGCTCACCGCTGGCTTTCATTTCATTGACGGCGGCCTGCAGCAGCTTCGCCATGTCCTGGTCATCCTTGCGCACCGCCATGCCTACCGCCCATCCCGCACGCGGCAGGCGCTGGAACGCCACTTCGTTCAAGGGAAAAGCGGGATCGTCGCGAAACACGGCGTCGATCTCGGAACGGTTGGCCAGCACCGCATCGAGCTGGCCGGCCTTCAGTTGTTCGAGTGCTTCCGCAGCGGTGTCGAAAATGCGCACCTTGTCGCGGAAGCGGCCATTGCCTTCGCCCAGCATCACCATGGCGGCGATCGAGACTTTTTCGACGCCGATGGTTTTGCCGGCAAGCGCATCGACGCCATCAAACACCGGCATGCTGCTTGCGCTGCGGACCAGCCGCACCGTCTCGACGTGGTAGGGCGCGAAGATGGTGACCTTGCCGTTCTCGTTCATCAACTGCGGCTCAACCGGCACGTGCAGCATCACATCGGCCGGCCCGTAGCCGAGATAGTGCCCTTTCCACACCATGTTGCGCAGATCGTCGCTGAGGTTTTCGCCGGCGGGGAAAGGCAGCAGGCTGAGTTTCAATCCCAGCTTGGCCGCCAGCGCCTGCGCGAGCTCCACATCGATGCCGGCGCCGCGATCGGAGAACGGCGCGAACTGATCGTACACGGCCACCTTGAGTGAACCGGATTGCCGGATTTTGTCCCAGTCCGCATGGGCGGGAACGGCGGCGCCCAGCAAAGCCAGGGCGAACGGGAACAGCGCGGCGGCGCGCAAGCGAGCACTCGACATGGCGGCTCCCGATTATTTAACGTCGTCGCGGCGGACATCCAGGTAGGTCTTGATGGCCCACATGGCTTCCTGATTGAATACGCCCTCGAACGGCGGCATGTACACCGCGCCGTTGCGTACTTTGCCGTGACGGACAGAGGCGAGGTAGTAGTTGTCGGTCTCCTTGTAGCAGGCCTTCTTCTTGGTCTCGTTCTTGACGCTGGCGCAGTCGCGATCGAGCTGACGCAGGTCCGGCGCGATGCCGCCGGTGACGGCTTCCAGGCCATGGCAGCGTGCGCAGTTCTGGTTATAGGCCGAGGAACCGATCTTCAGCGCGAGCTTGTTGCCGCGATAGGGATTCTGGTCCAGCCATTTTTCGCCGAGCGGGGTCAGGCCGGTGGTGTCCACGCCTTGCGGCACCACATTGCCGTGGGCGTAGGCGTAGAGAGAGGTGGTGGCCGCGGCGGCGAGGACGGTAGCGACGGCGAGAATGCGGAATGGATGATGCATGGATGTCTCCTGGCTGTTTTAAAAGATATACAGCCATTCAGCAAATGCCATGCCATGGGTTTTCCGCCTGAAACAGTATTCCTGCTGTTCAAATATGGTACAGCTGTTACAGCGCATTGATCAACGGGGACGTAAACGCAAAAAGGCCCGGTCTTAGACCGGGCCCCCTCACTTAATAACTAGCTTGACGATAACCTACTTTCACACTGGTTGCAGCACTATCATCGGCGTAGAGTCGTTTCACGGTCCTGTTCGGGATGGGAAGGGGTGGGACCGACTTACTATGGTCATCAAGCTTTGACTTGTATGCTCTGGCGCCACCGATTGGGCGCCACAGCGAATCTGGGAGAAGTAAAGCGACGCGTCAGCGTCGTCCCCGCGAACGCGGGGATCTCATTTAGTTTATTGGGTAGCACACTCATCATCAGAGTAAATGCGTATAACCGTCAAGGTTATAGGGACAAGCCTTACGGGCAATTAGTACTGGTTAGCTTAATGCATTACTGCACTTCCACACCCAGCCTATCAACGTCCTGGTCTCGAACGACCCTTCAAAGAGCTCAAGGCTCTGGGAAATCTCATCTCAAGGCAAGTTTCCCGCTTAGATGCTTTCAGCGGTTATCTCTTCCGAACTTAGCTACCCGGCAATGCCACTGGCGTGACAACCGGTACACCAGAGGTTCGTCCACTCCGGTCCTCTCGTACTAGGAGCAGCCCCCTTCAAATTTCCAACGCCCACGGCAGATAGGGACCAAACTGTCTCACGACGTTTTAAACCCAGCTCACGTACCACTTTAAATGGCGAACAGCCATACCCTTGGGACCGGCTACAGCCCCAGGATGTGATGAGCCGACATCGAGGTGCCAAACTCCCCCGTCGATATGAACTCTTGGGAGGAATCAGCCTGTTATCCCCAGAGTACCTTTTATCCGTTGAGCGATGGCCCTTCCATACAGAACCACCGGATCACTATGTCCTACTTTCGTACCTGCTCGACTTGTCGGTCTCGCAGTTAAGCACGCTTATGCCATTGCACTATCATCACGATGTCCGACCGTAATTAGCGTACCTTCGAACTCCTCCGTTACACTTTAGGAGGAGACCGCCCCAGTCAAACTGCCTACCATGCACTGTCCCCGATCCGGATAACGGACCAAGGTTAGAACCTCAAACAAACCAGGGTGGTATTTCAAGGTTGGCTCCATAGAGACTGGCGTCCCTACTTCAAAGCCTCCCACCTATCCTACACAGATTGGTTCAAAGTCCAATGCAAAGCTACAGTAAAGGTTCATGGGGTCTTTCCGTCTAGCCGCGGGTAGATTGCATCATCACAAACATTTCAACTTCGCTGAGTCTCGGGAGGAGACAGTGTGGCCATCGTTACGCCATTCGTGCAGGTCGGAACTTACCCGACAAGGAATTTCGCTACCTTAGGACCGTTATAGTTACGGCCGCCGTTTACTGGGACTTCAATCAAGAGCTTGCACCCCATCATTTAATCTTCCAGCACCGGGCAGGCGTCACACCCTATACGTCCACTTTCGTGTTTGCAGAGTGCTGTGTTTTTATTAAACAGTCGCAGCCACCATTTTATTGCAACCTTTTCGCCCTATCACAGTAAAGTGACCAAGCTACCGAGGCGTACCTTTTCCCGAAGTTACGGTACCAATTTGCCGAGTTCCTTCTCCCGAGTTCTCTCAAGCGCCTTAGAATACTCATCTCGCCCACCTGTGTCGGTTTGCGGTACGGTCTCGTATGACTGAAGCTTAGAGGCTTTTCTTGGAACCACTTCCGATTGCTACGTGTACAAGTACACTCGTCCCGCTCCCTTGAATTACGCACCCGGATTTGCCTAAGTGCCTTCTAT is a genomic window containing:
- the pedF gene encoding cytochrome c-550 PedF, whose translation is MHHPFRILAVATVLAAAATTSLYAYAHGNVVPQGVDTTGLTPLGEKWLDQNPYRGNKLALKIGSSAYNQNCARCHGLEAVTGGIAPDLRQLDRDCASVKNETKKKACYKETDNYYLASVRHGKVRNGAVYMPPFEGVFNQEAMWAIKTYLDVRRDDVK
- a CDS encoding transporter substrate-binding domain-containing protein gives rise to the protein MSSARLRAAALFPFALALLGAAVPAHADWDKIRQSGSLKVAVYDQFAPFSDRGAGIDVELAQALAAKLGLKLSLLPFPAGENLSDDLRNMVWKGHYLGYGPADVMLHVPVEPQLMNENGKVTIFAPYHVETVRLVRSASSMPVFDGVDALAGKTIGVEKVSIAAMVMLGEGNGRFRDKVRIFDTAAEALEQLKAGQLDAVLANRSEIDAVFRDDPAFPLNEVAFQRLPRAGWAVGMAVRKDDQDMAKLLQAAVNEMKASGELKNIFAKYGVHEQTP
- a CDS encoding TonB-dependent receptor; this encodes MKHRAIAAGVLLAWAGAALAEEAPLIYPATTMLSVEIIGVAPLPGLGVDRNQLPYQVQTAGARLMDASAGQSLGEFMSRQLTGVNINEISGSPFQNDISYRGFRASPVLGSSQGLSVYLDGVRVNEPFGDVVNWDMLPEAAINSVMLAPGSNPLYGLNTLGGALVLTSKSGKSHPGLDANVSATGNGQRRADLAYGYDSGEHWHAFIAGTAFNDKGWRDQSNGHLGNLYAKLAGSAGDNEWSVALLAARSRLIGNGLLPDGLYEEDRRAAYTSPDETRNRLRQIVFSLVHHFDEHTELTAALYARNSKRSSVNGDINDDYIEGESSHPASYNTTETRQNSQGFSAHFSRNADAHQLAAGVTFDRSSVSFAQFEQEAGFAPDRSVVMDEDEEREAGSSVDGSSRAGGIYIADTWTVAPETWLTVSARYNHARVSNQLRRDDEAQARETFNYRKLNPAIGIARGIGNGWSVFAYLSQSNRVPTVIELGCADPEQPCRLPVGLQSDPYLKQVVSRTVEAGARWQGGRGDTVAVSVYRAINRDDILFRSAALAQQGYFANFDRTRHQGVDLSASRRIGAWSARLSYSYLAATYDTEGDLFTGVRNVHVVPGTRLAGLPRNTLKLGLDWSATAALTVGVDVVALSDMTTQGNEDGQAAPAGSDWRIRGHALLGLHASYQPAPKWEWYARVTNLANRRYESFGAVGVDMFPNGALQQQGAEAEQARFVAPGAPRTVAAGLRYRF